One segment of Bradyrhizobium sp. WD16 DNA contains the following:
- a CDS encoding glutathione S-transferase family protein, with amino-acid sequence MKIFGDLNSGNCLKVKWVSEAVGLRFTWVDVDIMKGESRTPEFLAMNPAGQVPTVLFDDGRVLAQSNAIIRYFARGSRFIPADDFGAAMMDEWLFWEQYSHEPYIAGCRFQLVYLRRRPEELDPERVRRGYAALDRMDEHLRKTRFLLGESVSLADVALLAYTRLAPEGGFDLSRHAALCRWIGEAEQDLGVASQTA; translated from the coding sequence ATGAAGATCTTCGGCGACTTGAATTCGGGCAACTGCCTGAAGGTGAAATGGGTCAGCGAGGCGGTTGGCCTGCGCTTCACCTGGGTCGATGTCGACATCATGAAGGGCGAAAGCCGCACGCCCGAATTCCTCGCGATGAATCCGGCGGGCCAGGTGCCGACCGTGCTGTTCGACGACGGCCGGGTGCTCGCGCAATCCAATGCCATCATCCGCTATTTCGCCCGCGGTAGTCGCTTCATTCCGGCTGACGATTTCGGTGCTGCCATGATGGATGAATGGCTGTTCTGGGAGCAGTATAGTCACGAGCCCTATATCGCCGGATGCCGTTTCCAGCTGGTTTATCTGCGGCGCCGGCCCGAAGAACTCGATCCGGAGCGAGTGAGGCGGGGCTATGCCGCGCTCGATCGCATGGACGAGCATCTGCGCAAGACCCGCTTTCTGCTCGGTGAGAGCGTCTCACTCGCCGACGTGGCGCTCTTGGCCTACACCCGGCTCGCTCCTGAAGGTGGCTTCGATCTATCGCGCCACGCCGCCCTGTGCCGCTGGATTGGCGAAGCCGAACAGGATCTTGGCGTGGCATCCCAGACGGCCTGA
- a CDS encoding outer membrane protein, whose protein sequence is MRSLKHLIAATAASLLSTAVMAADLPIDPPPAYAPPPAFDPSGWYLRGDIGFSNQSVKRLENALDSTLLTQSQTLDFNTAGIFGIGVGYQVNNWFRADLTGEYRGKSTLNGLELNTFSYGGFVHSGADKYTADKSEWLVLANAYVDLGTWWSVTPFIGAGVGAARVSVSNFIDQGLTDAVPGFPATYGATPGTAYAAAASRWNFAWAAHAGLAYRVTPSLTMELAYRYVDLGDGATADIVTYQGTNNVVNPMTFKHITSQDLKLGVRWSLDPTPVYAPRPLITKG, encoded by the coding sequence ATGCGTAGCCTGAAACATCTCATCGCCGCGACCGCGGCCTCCCTGCTGTCCACCGCGGTTATGGCCGCCGATCTCCCAATCGATCCGCCGCCCGCCTATGCGCCGCCGCCCGCCTTCGATCCCAGCGGCTGGTATCTGCGCGGCGACATTGGCTTCAGCAATCAGAGCGTGAAACGCCTCGAAAACGCACTCGATTCCACGCTGCTGACCCAGAGCCAGACGCTCGATTTCAACACGGCCGGAATCTTCGGCATCGGCGTCGGCTATCAGGTCAACAACTGGTTCCGTGCCGATCTGACCGGTGAATATCGGGGCAAATCGACGCTCAACGGGCTCGAGCTCAACACCTTCAGTTATGGCGGCTTTGTCCACAGCGGTGCCGATAAGTACACCGCGGACAAATCGGAATGGCTGGTCCTCGCCAACGCCTATGTGGACCTCGGCACCTGGTGGAGCGTGACGCCGTTCATCGGCGCAGGCGTCGGCGCGGCGCGGGTGTCGGTCTCGAACTTCATCGATCAGGGATTGACCGATGCCGTTCCCGGCTTTCCGGCGACCTATGGAGCGACGCCGGGTACTGCCTATGCCGCTGCTGCGTCGCGCTGGAATTTCGCCTGGGCAGCCCATGCCGGTCTGGCCTACCGGGTTACACCGAGTCTGACGATGGAATTGGCCTATCGTTACGTTGATCTCGGCGACGGCGCCACCGCGGATATCGTGACCTATCAAGGTACCAATAACGTCGTGAATCCCATGACGTTCAAACATATTACGTCTCAGGATCTGAAACTCGGCGTGCGCTGGTCGCTGGATCCGACCCCGGTCTACGCGCCGAGGCCGCTGATCACCAAAGGCTGA
- a CDS encoding outer membrane protein: MRRWMLAAVVATMAQGAVAADLPDLADLPVLRGPITELSSTSVNWQGFYIGGQGAMGSSDMDFSGATQDIAAALLSGTAIEAAANVSSWPVLGKVSKTGHGWGGFVGYNAQWDDVVLSLEASYIHGSFGGSQSNSMSRSFVDSNGYTDGVTYTSTATNNITDMGSIRGRAGWAWNNFLPYGFVGVALGRADVTRSATISGVQVNPNAAPGFQTIPFSLSQSAGQSGRLIYGYAGGLGMDVLLVGGLFGRVEWEYLRFLGGGGTIDTTINTARLGLGYKF; encoded by the coding sequence ATGCGTCGGTGGATGTTGGCGGCGGTGGTGGCCACAATGGCGCAGGGCGCGGTCGCGGCCGATCTTCCCGATCTCGCCGACCTCCCCGTCCTGCGCGGCCCGATCACCGAACTCAGCTCCACCAGCGTCAACTGGCAGGGCTTCTACATCGGTGGCCAGGGCGCCATGGGCAGCTCCGACATGGACTTCAGCGGCGCCACCCAGGACATCGCGGCAGCGCTGCTCAGCGGGACAGCGATCGAAGCCGCGGCCAACGTTTCGAGTTGGCCGGTATTGGGCAAGGTGTCGAAGACCGGCCACGGCTGGGGCGGTTTCGTCGGCTACAACGCGCAATGGGACGACGTTGTGCTCAGCCTCGAGGCAAGCTACATCCACGGCTCCTTCGGCGGCTCGCAGAGCAACAGCATGAGTCGCAGCTTCGTCGACTCCAACGGCTACACCGATGGCGTCACCTATACGTCGACGGCGACCAACAATATCACCGACATGGGCTCGATCCGCGGCCGCGCCGGTTGGGCCTGGAACAACTTCCTGCCTTACGGTTTCGTCGGCGTCGCCCTCGGGCGGGCGGACGTGACGCGATCCGCAACCATCTCCGGCGTGCAGGTCAATCCCAACGCCGCGCCGGGATTCCAGACCATTCCCTTTTCGCTCTCCCAGAGCGCCGGCCAGAGCGGCCGCCTGATCTACGGCTACGCCGGCGGTCTCGGCATGGATGTCTTGCTGGTGGGTGGCCTCTTCGGTCGCGTCGAGTGGGAATATCTGCGCTTCCTCGGCGGCGGAGGCACCATCGACACCACCATCAATACGGCTCGCCTCGGCCTCGGCTACAAGTTCTGA
- a CDS encoding phosphoserine transaminase, whose amino-acid sequence MSKAKPATRPTVPHFSSGPCAKRPGWTPESLKDAALGRSHRAKIGKAKLKLAIDLTREVLGVPADYRIGIVPASDTGAVEMALWSLLGPRPVTAIAWESFGDGWVTDIVKQLKLKDVTKLTAGYGDLPDLSKVDQASDVVFTWNGTTSGVRVPNADWIKADRDGLTICDATSAAFAQPLDWSKLDVVTFSWQKALGGEAAHGMLILSPRAVARLESYTPPWPLPKIFRMTKGGKLIEGIFVGETINTPSMLCVEDYLDALNWAKSVGGLKALIGRADANTKVLAEWVAKTPWAEFLAKDPAIRSNTSVCLKVVDPAITALSDDGQAAFAKALVAAVEKEGAGYDLGHYRDAPAGLRIWCGATVEAKDVEILTQWLDWAFAEAKAALAKAA is encoded by the coding sequence ATGAGTAAGGCGAAGCCCGCCACGCGGCCGACCGTTCCGCATTTCTCCTCCGGCCCGTGCGCCAAGCGTCCCGGCTGGACCCCCGAAAGCCTTAAGGACGCAGCCCTCGGTCGTTCGCACCGCGCGAAGATCGGCAAGGCCAAGCTCAAGCTCGCGATCGATCTGACGCGCGAGGTGCTGGGCGTGCCGGCCGACTATCGCATCGGCATCGTCCCCGCCTCCGACACCGGCGCGGTCGAGATGGCACTGTGGTCGCTGCTCGGCCCGCGACCCGTTACCGCGATCGCCTGGGAATCCTTCGGCGACGGCTGGGTGACCGACATCGTCAAGCAGCTCAAGCTCAAGGATGTCACCAAGCTGACCGCCGGCTATGGCGATCTGCCCGATCTCTCCAAGGTTGATCAGGCCTCCGACGTCGTCTTCACCTGGAACGGCACCACCTCCGGTGTCCGCGTCCCGAATGCCGACTGGATCAAGGCCGACCGTGACGGTCTGACCATCTGCGACGCCACGTCCGCCGCGTTCGCCCAGCCGCTCGACTGGTCCAAGCTCGATGTCGTCACCTTCTCCTGGCAGAAGGCGCTGGGCGGTGAGGCTGCGCACGGCATGCTGATCCTGTCGCCGCGCGCGGTGGCGCGGCTCGAAAGCTACACGCCGCCGTGGCCGCTGCCGAAGATCTTCCGCATGACCAAGGGCGGCAAGCTGATCGAGGGTATCTTCGTCGGCGAGACCATCAACACCCCGTCGATGCTCTGCGTCGAGGATTATCTCGATGCGCTCAACTGGGCCAAGTCGGTCGGCGGGCTCAAGGCGCTGATCGGCCGCGCCGACGCCAATACCAAGGTGCTTGCGGAGTGGGTGGCGAAGACGCCGTGGGCCGAATTCCTGGCCAAGGATCCGGCGATCCGCTCCAACACCTCGGTCTGCCTCAAGGTCGTCGATCCGGCGATCACGGCGCTGTCCGACGACGGTCAGGCGGCGTTTGCCAAGGCGCTGGTCGCCGCGGTCGAGAAGGAAGGCGCCGGTTACGACCTCGGCCATTACCGCGATGCGCCGGCCGGCCTGCGCATCTGGTGCGGTGCCACGGTCGAGGCCAAGGATGTCGAGATCCTCACCCAATGGCTCGACTGGGCGTTCGCCGAAGCCAAGGCCGCGCTCGCCAAGGCGGCCTGA